In Arthrobacter sp. CJ23, the genomic window CGCAACCTGATGCACGGCGACTGGCTGTATTGGCCATCGCTGGCGTTCAGGACGGACAAGATCCGCGACGTGGAATTCCGGGAAGGATTCCCCATCATCCAGGATCTTGCCCTGATCATGGACATGATCTTCAAAGGTGATCAACTCCTGATCGAACCGACCGTGTGTTTCCAGTACCGGAGACATTCAAACAGCGCCTCGTCCACCAAGCTGGTAGATGGCTCGAGGTTTGCCGGGGAGCGAGAGTACTTTGCAGTCGCAGCAAGCCAGGCAGAAGACCTTGGCTGGCTTAAAGCATCCCGTTCGGCGAAATTGAGGCTCACGTCCCGCGCCCACGCACTCTACCTGCTGCCCAGTGCCGCAGTGAACCGTAATCCGCAGGCAGTCAAAGCACTCGCCCGCCACGTCTTCGGCAAATAAGCCGAAAGGAACGAAAGGTCCATCAGTGACTGCTCCCTCAAACGTCTCACGGCCCGGCGGTACTGTACTCGTCACCGGCGGTGCCGGCTTCATCGGCTGCGCCATTTCTGCTTCCCTAGTTGAGGCCTTCGACCGCGTCGTTGTCGTCGACAACCTGCACCCGCAGATCCACGCAAGCGGTAGCCGGCCCACGGAACTCAATGCCGGAGCCGAACTCATCATCGGCGACGTAGCCGAGGCTGCAACGTGGGACGCGGTCCTTGCTGAAGTGACCCCCGACGTCGTCATCCATTTGGCCGCCGAAACCGGCACCGGCCAGTCGCTCCAGGAGTCCACGCGCCACACGCATGTCAACGTGGTGGGAACCTCGCAGATGCTTGACGGGCTGAACCGCCACGGACGCCTGCCGCGCCGTATTGTGCTCTCTTCAAGCCGCGCCGTGTACGGCGAAGGAGCCTGGCAGAAAGCGGACGGAACCCGCTTCTACCCGGGCCAGCGGACGAGCGAGACCCTGGACCGATCGCAGTGGGACTTCCCAAAGGCTACGCCCGTGGCGATGAAGGCCTCGGAAACGTTCCCGGCGCCCGTCAGCGTCTACGGCGCGACCAAGCTCGCTCAGGAACACGTTCTCCAGACCTGGGCCAAGTCCTTCGGAGTGGAAACCGTTGTCCTTCGGCTGCAGAACGTTTATGGCCCGGGCCAGTCGCTCATCAACCCGTACACCGGGATCATGAGTCTGTTCTGCCGCATCGCCATGGGTGGGAAATCCATTCCCCTGTACGAGGACGGTGACGTCCGCCGTGATTTCATCCTGATCGACGACGTCGCTTCCGCGATCGTTGCCGGTGCTGTGTCGCCAACCGTCCAAGGCGAGCCCATGGACATCGGGTCCGGGGAATTCCAGACCATTGGAACCGCGGCCAAGCTCATCGCAGCGCACTACAACGCGCCGGAACCGCACGTTACGGGACAGTACCGCCAAGGCGATGTCCGCCACGCCTGGGCCGATGTCTCCGCTGCTGAAGAGGTGTTGGGTTGGACGCCTCAGTACAACCTGGCCCAAGGCATCGAGCGTCTCGCCAACTGGATTGACGCCCAGCCCGACGTTCAGCCCGCCTGACCCGGACGGAGAAAGGACGTTGCCCGCGACTGTCGCTATCGTTTCCCTGTTTGACCCGTCTAACGGCGTGCTGGCAAACGCCGCGGCGCTTCTTAAACAAGTGGACGCCGTGGTCGTCGTGGACGACGGAAGCCCCCAGGATCCCACACGGATCCTTGACGAACTGGCCGGCTTGGGCTGCCATGTGGAGCGACTTGCTGAAAACTCCGGTATTGCTGCCGCGCTGAATGCTGGCATTTCCACGGTGCTGTCGTGGGCCACGAAGCCCGACTACATCCTCACCATGGATCAGGACTCACTGCTCGACGACGGTTACGTCGCCGCTCTGCAGACAGCTGCTGCGGCGGCTCTGGCTGCCGAAGTTCCGGTGGGAATGGTGGCCCCCGGCTCTGTCAGGGGGCTCCCAGTCCGACGCGGCCCGGTCATGAACGGCGTTCAGCTCGGCGGCGAACCTATCCAGTCAGGGCTCCTCATTCCGATCCCTGTGCTGGAGCAGCTGGGCCTGTTTCAGTCCAGCCTCTTCATCGACGGAGTGGACAGCGAGTTCTATCTGCGGTGCACCGCTGACGGACTACGTGCCGTCATCGCTCCGGACGCCGCCTTGGACCATGCTCTGGGAACGCCAGCCACGGCCCGACTCTTCGGCCGGGACCTTTCCTTCGGCGGCAAACCACTCAAAGTACGCACGGCCGCTGACTGGCGCTACTACTACCTCTTCCGGAACCGGATCCTGCTGGCGCGCCAGTACGGCCGCCGGTTCACGCTGTGGACCTTGAAAGGCTTCTTGGCGGACTACCGTCATCTGGCCATCGTCACATTGCTTGCCCCGCGCCGGCAGGTCCGGCTGGCCAACGCCCTCAACGGGATCCGAGATGGAATGCGCGGCCTGTCCGGCCGGCGCCCCAGCTAGGCTGCGCCAAGCAACACCTCTCCGGGTCCCGCCCGGTTTCCGCTCGGCCCACATGCAAGGGGAACCACGTGGGCCGATTGAGCCAGACCACCGCAATGCATCATCCATATCGCTACCAGGGCTTCACTTTTACCAATTGGGGAAAACCGCACGTGAGCACCGACACCAACGACCAGCAGTGTCTCCGGCGACGTGCCGGTGCGAGAACGCCCCGCAACGCAACAGCACCGGGGCCGCAGCTTCGTCGGCACTCACGCGGAATACTGGCCCTCGCAATCGTCGTTGGTACCGTCGTTGCACTCAGGACAACCGGCCTCCTGCAGGGAACACCGGCACTCATCCTTGCTGCCGCCCTTGTGCTGCTGTTGCCCACTGCGCGTGTGATGTCCCAACGCGTCCTCTTCAACGGGCTGATCTTGGCCGGCCTGGTGCCCCTGACCTGGTGGCTGCCTGAACGCGTGATGGGCACCGACCACGGAACACTGCTACTAGCGGCCCTCGCCGGGATCATCGCTTGGTGGATCGGATTGGCGAAGTTTCCCGCCCAGCGTATCCGCAATCTGGTCCCTCGTGCCCGCTGGATTGACACAATACCGTTCCTCTCCGCCCTACTATCGGCATTTTCGCTGGGCACCATGGTGACGATCCGGTCTCCGATTGACGCCTTGTCGGTCCTTACGAGCAGGTGGGACTACCAGTCCCATTTCAGCATCTACTACATGATCCGCCGCCATGGCGAGGTCATCCCGACTATTCCGCAAGGTACAGCAGGAGACGCTTGGGGGTTCGCCGAGTACCCGCAAGGATTTCATGCTCTGCTTGCCACAATGTCCGATCTTCTTCGTCCGTCATATACCAGCGTGGACAGCGAGCTAGTCGGTTTCATGAACCTCCAGGCCGTCTGCAGTGTCCTGACGGTACTGATTGTCGCGGCCGGGCTTTGCGCGCTGCCTGCCGTGCGGCGAAGGGCAGCCGTGATGGCAAGCGGAATCGCCATCGCCATGGCCGCCTGGATCTATGGCCCTGGCTCCATACCTGCATATGAAGGCTTCGCCAACTTCTACCTCGCCTGCGGCATGGCGACCGCAACGGTGCTTGCCGTTCTGACGTTCCAGCGCCGCGTCCCCGTCATTGGCGTTGCCGCAGTGGGCGCAGGTCTTGTCAGTATCTGCAACAACTGGCTCTTGCTTGTGTCCCTTCTGGCCGTCGTGCTCGGGATCAGGCTATGGACGGTCGTTCGCCAACGCGGCAGCTATAGCCGGCGGTGGTGGATACTTTCCTCGGCGTGCATCAGCGTCAGCATGCTGGGCATAGCGCTTCCGATCATTCAGATTTCGCCCCTTATCGAACAAAGCCAGCACATCCTGGAGGCTCAAGGTGGCATCGCGTATCCGGACTTTGGGCTCGCCTTGGTGGCGATCATCCTGGCTTTGGTGTTGGGCTTCGCCAACCGCTCCCTTGCCGTCCGTACGGATTCCTTACGGCTCCGGGAGGAACGATTGGATGTTTCCAGGGCTTCAGCGGGGCTTTTCATACCGATTGCCCTCGGCATCTGGCTGGCCGTCTCGCAAAGTGTCCAAAACGGTGCCATTTCGTACTACTTCTACAAATACCTGATTGCGCTGCTGCTGGTGGCCTGGCCGCTGATCGTCGCAGCGGCAGCCACTTTGATCCCGCCGCCTGTGCCGGCAGACGGCCACGTCCGCCGGCGCGGCCTGACACTAGCGCTGTGCGTCCTGGCGGTCACGGCAACTCAGGTTTTCGGCTTTTCGGTTCCAGGACTGCAGGCCGTGGGCCTTCCGGCGACGGCCCGTCCGCTGACGGACATGTCCGATCAGCAGACTCGCGTGCACAGCACCCCTGCTTTCGTGCCCCGGCTCCTGCAGAGCGCCCGGCTGCCCCAACCAGCGTCAACGGTTTACATCCCTGGACCTGGAACGGTCGATCCTATTCTGGCCGCCCGCTGGCAATGGGGCATGCGTGGCATGTCCTCATCGGCGACGACCGATCTTAGCTTTGACCTCGTGGACCTCGCCAAGGACTACAACCAGGCTCCTGAGGTCATCGGCCGAATCCTGACCCGAAACTCCACATTGTACGCAATCGTGGATCCCGAACTGTTTGAACCCGTTTACCAGTACTTGTTGGGCCTCGGCGTTGCTGATCGGCTGATTCGGCTCGGTTGATCGACCGATGAGGCCGGCGTTCCTTAGAGCCTGTTCCTAAACCCTGGCCATAGAGTCGTTGACCTGTTGCGCGGCGTGGCGGCTGTTAATCGGGAGGAACTCCTGTTAGCCCGGTGATTGTCTGGATCGTCCCGTTCGCAGGAGTTCCTTCGTGCTAGTTGCTACACCCGTGCCAAAACCCCCACCTCAGGACGTCGCGGTGCTGCAGGTTCGTTCCCTTCCACGCCGGCATGCCGCACCGGCATCCGTCCGATACCACGGACTGGCAGTGGGCCGTGATCGATCCGCTGCTACCGAATCCGGCCTTCCTCAGCGGCGCCGGCGGACGGCCTGAGTCCCATTGCCGCCGGTCCATTGTCGATGCGATCTTCTACGTGTCGACTACGAGATCAATGGCGGGCACTGCCGGCGGACTTCCCGTCCTATTCGACCGTGTTCAAGTACTTCACCCTCTGGGAGGCGGCAGGGGCCCCGACGCAGTCCTGGACACGATGCGGATCCGGGTGTGGCCGTCCGAGGACCGGGAGGCCGCCCCGACCGCGGCCATCATCGATTCGGCATCGGTCCGCGGTGCCGAGGCCGTCGGGCCGGTACCCGCGGCTATGACTCGGGCAAGAGGGTCAACGGCCACAAACGCCACATCGCGGCCGACACCATGGGCCTGCTGCTGTGCGTCATCATCACCGGAGCCTCGGTCCAGGACCGCGACGGGGCCAAAGCCGCTACTCGAACAACTCGCCGCTTCCTGCCGCCGTGCCTGGCCCGTGTGGGCGGACTGCGGCCATGCCGGCAAACTCGCGCTCTGGGCCAATGACCCCCTGAACCTCGCACTGGCCATCGTCAAACGCACCGATGCCACGAAAGGCTTCACCGCCCCGCCCCGCCGCTGGGTTGTTGAACGGACCTTGGCCCGGATCGCACGGCACCGCCACTGCGTACGCGACCACGAACGGCTACCCGCCCAACACCAAGCCATGGTCCGCTGGACCATGACCAGAATCACTAGCAACGCCTGCCACCAAGGTTTAGGAACAGGCTCTGAGAAACCCCGGCCTCACCGTTAATTCCTCCGGTCTGAAGACGGCCCCGTTCGGTCACCCGAGCTAGGCGCTCTTCTTTGCACGGCGCATGACCGGGCGCTCCACGAAGAACCAGCTGGCCGCAGCCAGCGGAATGGTGCATACCGTGGCGGCGAGCGTAAACCACCAGACGCCCCAATGGTAGCCACCGAACACGGCCAACAGTTGCTGGACAGGGAAAGCATAGATGTAGGCACCATAGGAGATGTCGTGCCGTGCCACTAAGGCCGGTTGAGGCAGCCAAGTGGAGATCCAGAGCAGGCCATAGGCAATGAATGGCGCCGCGAGCTGGCCGCCGAATCCGTCCACCAGGAAGATGGACAAACCGGCCAGCACAATGGCCACCGGTCCAGCGACCTTGTGGATTCCTACCCGGGAGCTCAACACCTGTACAACCGCGCCGCCGAGGAAGTACGGGACCAAACGGGCTGCGAGCTCAAAATCCAAGTTCGACTGCAGGTAAGGCTTCAGGGAGTCAATGTTGGCCCAGATCACCACGCTCATCGCAAAGGCACCAATGATTGGCCACGGCGTTTTCTTGAAGAGCGGAAGGAACCCAATGAGCGCCACCAGCAGATAGCACAGGAACTCGAAATAGAGCGTCCACAAGGAACCGTTCCAGGCCTTCGCATAGGGCACGCCGGCGGGGGTCCCGGCGATGTCATAACTGACGATATGAAGTGTCATGTTTGCGAAGATCGAGTTCAGCGGCGTCGTGGGAGCATGTAGGAAACCCTGCAGGGACCCATGTTGGATCACATAGGCGATCGGTGCGAATCCGAAGGCCATTACCACCAAGCACACAATGAACGCCGGAAAGATCCGGGCCACCCGGTGGACGAGGTAGGGTCCGATCCTGTTGCTGAACCTGCTGGCCGTAATCAAATAGCCGCTGATACCAAAGAAACCTGCGACGGCCCAGCCGCCAAGGTTTTCTCCGCGGAATCCCCATCCATTGCCGTCCCCCACGATGTGCCAGCTGTGGGCCAGGAGCACCATAAATGCCAGAACAAGCCGGATCAGGTTGAGGCTGTTTCCACGCGGATCAAGCCGGCTCCCTATCACTGGGGCTGGAATTGCATTCGGCTTCAGTACTGCTGTGCTCAATCCCGGGCTTCCTTCGTGACGTTGTCCAGACCGCCAATTCTACCTTGCGCCTGGCCGCTACCCGGTCGACGTTACCG contains:
- a CDS encoding NAD(P)-dependent oxidoreductase, whose amino-acid sequence is MTAPSNVSRPGGTVLVTGGAGFIGCAISASLVEAFDRVVVVDNLHPQIHASGSRPTELNAGAELIIGDVAEAATWDAVLAEVTPDVVIHLAAETGTGQSLQESTRHTHVNVVGTSQMLDGLNRHGRLPRRIVLSSSRAVYGEGAWQKADGTRFYPGQRTSETLDRSQWDFPKATPVAMKASETFPAPVSVYGATKLAQEHVLQTWAKSFGVETVVLRLQNVYGPGQSLINPYTGIMSLFCRIAMGGKSIPLYEDGDVRRDFILIDDVASAIVAGAVSPTVQGEPMDIGSGEFQTIGTAAKLIAAHYNAPEPHVTGQYRQGDVRHAWADVSAAEEVLGWTPQYNLAQGIERLANWIDAQPDVQPA
- a CDS encoding glycosyltransferase, with translation MLANAAALLKQVDAVVVVDDGSPQDPTRILDELAGLGCHVERLAENSGIAAALNAGISTVLSWATKPDYILTMDQDSLLDDGYVAALQTAAAAALAAEVPVGMVAPGSVRGLPVRRGPVMNGVQLGGEPIQSGLLIPIPVLEQLGLFQSSLFIDGVDSEFYLRCTADGLRAVIAPDAALDHALGTPATARLFGRDLSFGGKPLKVRTAADWRYYYLFRNRILLARQYGRRFTLWTLKGFLADYRHLAIVTLLAPRRQVRLANALNGIRDGMRGLSGRRPS
- a CDS encoding transposase, with protein sequence MAVRGPGGRPDRGHHRFGIGPRCRGRRAGTRGYDSGKRVNGHKRHIAADTMGLLLCVIITGASVQDRDGAKAATRTTRRFLPPCLARVGGLRPCRQTRALGQ
- a CDS encoding acyltransferase, producing MSTAVLKPNAIPAPVIGSRLDPRGNSLNLIRLVLAFMVLLAHSWHIVGDGNGWGFRGENLGGWAVAGFFGISGYLITASRFSNRIGPYLVHRVARIFPAFIVCLVVMAFGFAPIAYVIQHGSLQGFLHAPTTPLNSIFANMTLHIVSYDIAGTPAGVPYAKAWNGSLWTLYFEFLCYLLVALIGFLPLFKKTPWPIIGAFAMSVVIWANIDSLKPYLQSNLDFELAARLVPYFLGGAVVQVLSSRVGIHKVAGPVAIVLAGLSIFLVDGFGGQLAAPFIAYGLLWISTWLPQPALVARHDISYGAYIYAFPVQQLLAVFGGYHWGVWWFTLAATVCTIPLAAASWFFVERPVMRRAKKSA